GGAGGCTTCCTCGTCGCCGCCGACGCCGCGCAGCGGCGCTACGACGCCACCGTGCTGGCCCTGGACGCGGCGGGCCTGCGGTCCCTCGTCGCCCGTTCCCCACAGCTGGCGGACGCCGCCTGGCGTGAGCGGACGACCAGGCTGCGCACCGCGCCGCCCTTCCTCGTCTCACGCCTGTGGCTGGACCGCCCGGTCGCCGCCGACCGCCCGGGATTCCTCGGGACCAGCGGCTACGGGAGCCTCGACAACGTCAGCGTGCTGGAACGCTGGGAGGGCGAGGCCGCGCGCTGGTCCTCCCGCACCGGTGGCTCGGTCGTCGAACTGCACGCCTACGCGCTGCCCGACCGCCCGGCCCATGACGTGGAGCAGAAGCGGCTGGTGGAGCAACTGCACCGGGTGTATCCGGAGACGCGAGCGGCGAGGGTGGTCGACGAACGGCACGAGTGGCGGTCCGACTGCCCCCTCTTCCCGGTCGGCGGCTACGAGGACCGGCCCACCGTGCGCACCTGCGACCCGGGCCTGGTGGTGGCCGGCGACCTCGTGCGCACGGAACTGCCGGTGGCGCTCATGGAACGCGCCGCCACGAGCGGCTTCCTCGCCGCCAACGCGCTGCTGGAACGCTGGGGCGTCAGCGGCCAGACCCTGTGGACCGTGCCGGACCGGGGCCGCGGCGCGCTGCTGCGCCGACTCGCCCGACTTGGCTGAGGCCGGGATCGTGACGGGCGCCGTCTACGGTGACCCGCACGGTCGGCGTCGTATCGACCGCTCCGAAGGGGAGGTGACGGGCCCGGCACCGAGGCGGGACGTCAGTCGCCTTCCCGCGGCTTCGGTGAGGTCGCGCCCTGCGGACCGGCCCGGAGCATGGCACGGTACAGGGCGTCGTGTTCGGGGGAGGCCGGCAGGGGACCGCGGGCCGGGGCTTCGAGGGACTGGACGAACAGGGCGACGACGCGTCGCCAGGCGTCGGGCGCGGCCTCCCCGGTGGCGTTGACGACGCCGGCGTTCGCCATGTGGATCAGGACCAGGTCCGAGGGGTCGAAGTCCTCGCGGAGGCGGCCTGTCGCCTTGGCGCGGTCGATGAGCCGCACCATCGCCTCGTACGCCTCGCCGCGGCGCTTCTCCATCTCCTTGGCGGAGGGGAAGGTCGTCGTCAGCACGTCGGCGAACCCGTGGTCGGCGGCCTGCATCGCGCACGCGGCCTCGAGGTGGCCGACGCAGCCGCGCCAGGGGTCGGGGTCGTCGAGGGCGACCGCCACCGCGTCGGCATGGGCGTCCACGCGGTCGGAGAAGACGGCGGCGACCAGGTCTTCCTTCGCCGGGAAGTGACGCAGGATGGTGGCGATGCCGACCCCCGCCTCGCGGGCGACCGAGGCCATCGAGGCGTTCAGGCCGTCGCGGCCGAGCACGGTGCGCCCGGCCGCGATGAGCCTCGCCCGGTTGCGCTCGGCGTCACTGCGCCGAGGCGGGGCGGCGGGCTCCTTGAGGGGGCGGGCGCCAGGGGTCATGAGCCGAGTCCGGCCAGCGGAGCGGGCTGTCCATTCGGCGTCGAGCCCCGGCCCGGGGCGGTTCGTCGAGGGCCGGCTCAACGCCGGGTGTAGACGAATCCGATCTTGTCGACCGCGTCGCCGGACCGTCCGTGGAACCCGGCGATCTGCCAGCCGGTGGGCGCGGTGCGGGTGACGCACGTGGAGGTCGTGGTCCCGCCGGCCAGCGTGCGGCCGAGGTTGGTGGTGAACCTGGCGTAGAAGATCCGGGTGTGGCCGTCCTTCTGGGCCTGGCACAGGTAGGCGGTGGTGAGGTACTCGTCGCCGCCCAGCGTCAGGGAGGCGGCGGTGCCGCCGCTGCCGCCGTGGGTGAGGGTGGTGCCGCCCGCGAGCGTGAGGCTCACCTGGTCGACGCGGGCGCCGGTGCGCAGGGCGACGGTGGTGGCGCGGGCCCCGGCCGGGACCCGGGTGATGTCGTTGTAGTAGTCGCCGTGCGGTCCGCCGAACTGGTCGCTGAGCTGGTAGGCGGGGTTGCGCGACCAGGAGAAGCCGACGCCGATGGGGTCGTGGTCGGAGAGCATGCGCCCGTCGGCGGTGAGGAACCTCGCGTGCTCGTTGTTGTAGGAGGTGGCGTTGAGCGTGACCAGTGCGCTGCCGCGGTAGAGGACCTTGTCGACGACCTCGCAGGTGTTGGGCACGGTGGGGCCGGTCTGGTCGCAGACCAAGGCGTCGCTGCCCTTGGCGGGCGGGGTGCCGCCACGGACCAACTTGACCCAGGCGTCGGTGAGTCCGCCCGCGGCGGCGAACTCGGCGATGGTGTCGCCGGAGCGGGTGTAGCGGGTGTTGGTGTCGCCCATGACGACGACGGCGTTGCCGGCGGAGTGGGTGGCGATGAACGCGGTGAGCTGGGCGAGGTTGGCGGCGCGCGCGGCGAGGTCGTCGTCGTTGGTGCCGGCGTTGGCGTGCAGGTTGTAGAAGTCGACGTAGACGCCCTCGGCGAGCCGTTCGCGGATGAACGTGAAGCCCTTGGGGGTCAGGCAGTCACCCGATCCGTAGGTGCAGGTGTTCCAGCGCACCCGCTCGAAGTCGTCCTCGTCGTAGGGGAGTTTCGAGAGGGTGTTGAGGCCGCTGCCGATGGCGGCGCCGCCGCTGGTGGGGGTGCGGTAGGCGTGCGCGGTGTCGGCGGCGTAGAGGTAGGCGTGGTAGTTGAAGTCCTCCTGCGCGTGGACGATGTCGTACGGCGCGATCCGTTGGCCGATGGCCGTGGTGCTGGTGTCGCGCGGTGTGGAGGCGCTGGAGATGATCGCGGGCAGGCCCGCCACGTTGTAGGACAGGACGCTGAAGGCGCCCGAGTCGGCGGCCGCCGCCGAAGGCGCGGCCGCGGTGAGCGCGCCGATGGCGGCGGCCGCGGCCGTCAGGCAGGCGAGAAGTCTGCGCATGGGGGAGTGCCTCCTGGGGAGGGAAAGCGGTTGTGATGACAACACGCCAGAAGTTACCGCCGGTTACCCCAGGTCTGTCGAGAGTGCGGACGTTGTTTCTCGGGTGACCTCTTCCGTCGGCTCAGGCGCCCACGGTTCCGTCGACGCCTTCGCGCAGGAAGTCCGCATGTCCGTTGTGACGGCCGTACTCCAGGAGCACGTGCACCATCACCATCCGCAGCGACACATCCTCCTCCCACCTCGGCTGGTAGCCGGCCTGATCCAGGGACTCGGCGGCCCGCTCGACCCGGCGCGAGTTCTCCACCTCCGCCTGCCAGGCGCCGAACGCCTCTTCTCTGGTCGACGCGCTCGCGTCGTAGGCGGCCTGGAAGTCGATCTTGTCCGACCAGACCATGGGGGCGTCGTTGTCCTCGAACACCCGCCGGAACCAGGCGCGTTCGACCTCCGCCATGTGCCGCACCAGGCCGAGGAGGGAGAGTGTGGACGGAGGCATCGACTGCTGCCGCAGCTCCTCGTCGGTCAGACCCTCGCACTTCATGGCGAGCGTTGCGCGGTGGTAGTCGAGGAAGGCCCGCAGCATGTCTCGTTCGGTGCCGAAGCTGGGTGGGCCGGTGCGATCGTCGCGGGTCACTTGCCGTTGCTCCTCGTTCCGCCGGTCAGGGAGCGTCAGTATCCATCAGGTGCAGGGCCCGTGGGGTGTGATCGGCGGGCGCGACCACGGCCCGGGTCCGGAGGCGCCCGTCCCGCACCGAAACGGCCGGGGGCCTGGTCGCCGCCGATGGCGCGTCCGGGTCCACGGTGGTCCGGGTCCACGGAAGTCCGGTTCCACGGAGGTCCGGGTCCATGGGGTCCGGTTCCGACTGTGCGACGGCAGTCTTCCGGATGTGGCCTGGTCAGAAGACCGAGTGACGATGATCGAGAAAATCTATGCTGGCGACGGTAGACATGGATCGGTTGCTGGGTTACTGTTTCTCTCGTACTCAAGAAGTCGAGAGGGTGCGGCAGACACGAACTGCCGCACATGCGGTCCAAGAAGGACGCGGCCCACCGGGTCGCGAGCAGTACCCGCGGTATCCAGCAGTGAGCAGTGCAACCGTGTAGCCGAAAGTAAGGAGCAGACGCCATCGGATCGCCCGGGCGCGGAGGAAGTCCGCCCGGGTACCGCAGACCCCGGATTGGAAGGTGGTCCCCGGTCACGCAGCAGCGATCCCCGCAGCCCCGCCCCTCCGGGCGGACTCTGCGGAACAAGGTGCCGGAGCAGTCGGCCGGCAGATGGTGTTGACAGCTCGGGGCCCGGGTGCCGGTACGGCACCCGGGCCCCCCGACGCGTCCCCCGGAAGAAGAGGTCTATGCCCCCACGCAGTACCCGCCCGGTCGCCCCTCTGGACGACGACGACTACCCCGCCTACACCATGGGCCGGGCCGCCGAGATGCTCGGCGCCACCCCCGCCTTCCTCCGCGCCCTCGGCGAACACCGTCTGATCACCCCTTTGCGCTCCGAAGGCGGTCACCGCCGCTACTCCCGCTACCAACTGCGCGTCGCTGCGCGTGCCCGCGAACTCGTCGACCAGGGCACCCCTGTCGAGGCCGCCTGCCGCATCGTCATCCTGGAAGACCAACTCGAGGAAGCGCAGCGCATGAACGAGGAACTGCGCAACCAGCACGGGGCGCCACAGCAGAAGTCCACCGCCTGACCAGGGCGCGCCCGCGGCCGGCGTCGGTGTCACAGCAGGACCGCGCCCACTCGAGGGGTCCTGGAACGTGCCGGTCCGCCGGGCTCGGTGAGGGCCGCGGCGACGGGCGGCCGAGGTTCGTGGCGACGGGCGGCCGACGGCACGCTCACGCCGGCCGGGGCCGGCGCGGTGGCGTCATGACCCAGCGGATGGTGCGGGTCAGGATCTGTCCGGCGGGCTGTACGGCGAACTGCTCGACGACCGGGACGCGGGGCAGCCACAGCATGCCGCGGGCCCAGTCCGGCAGCAGCGCGACGGCGTTCGCGGCCAGTCCCCCGTAGAGCGGTCGGACCGCGAGGGGCAGGGGAGGCTGGAACAGCAGGAAACGGGCGGCGGCCCTGGCCTCGGGCGTCGCCGTGAGCTCCGGCCGGTAGGCGGCCAGGCGTTCGGACAGCGCCCGGCGGTCGCGTGGCGGGTCGCTCACACCGAGGGCTTCGGCGACGCGCGCGGTGTTGGCGACGTACGCGTCATAGCCGGCCGCGTCCAGCGGATCGGCGCCGTAGCGTTCGTGCGCGCGCAGGAAACTGTCCGTCTCGGCGGCGTGCACCCAGCCGAGCAGATGCGGATCGGCCGCGTGGTACGGCACGCCGTCGGACGTCGTCCCGTGGATGCGCTGGTGGATGCCGCGGACGTGGTCCACCGCCCGCTGGGCGTCCGAGGCGGTGCCGTAGGTCGTCACGGCGAGGAAGGTGCTGGTGCGCTGGAGCCGGCCCCACGGGTCGCCGCGGTAGCCGGAGTGCCCGGCCACCGCGGCCATGGCGAGGGGATGCAGGGACTGAAGCAGCAGTGCGCTCAGCCCGCCGATGAACATGGAGGCGTCGCCGTGGACGATGCGGATCGGGCGCTCAGGGGCGAACCAGCGAGGTCCGGGGGTGTCGTGGATGAGGGCGCGGGTCGTGGGCCCGTCGGGGCCGGCGACGCGGCGGAACAGGGCCTGCCCGAGGTGTTCACGGACGGTGGTCAGCACGGTCGGCCTCCCCTCTCCTGCCGTCCAGTGTCCGCGACGCCCGCCCGAACGCGGAAACAGCGGGAGACCGCACCGAACGGTGCGCGCCGACGACGGTGCGTGAGCGACGAACGGGCGCACTCCGTGCACCACCGAGAATCTGGTGCGAGGCGAGGCGAGGCGATCGATCCGTGGCGGACGACTACCGGTCCGCGCCCGGGATCCGCGGGCGTATCGTCTCGACCTTCGGGTCCGAGGCCTTGAGGTAGTCGGTGAGCTTCGTCGGCTGGTAGGCCGGGTCGGCGTCATGGCGTCGCAGGACGGTGTCGGAGACGAATTCGAGGCCGCCGACGGCCTCGCCGATGGGCCGCGGGACCGGGGGGACCCACCGGTACAACCCGGTCCGCGAGTCGTGCAGAGTGCCCATCACGTCGGGCTCGACCGTGATGTCCGTGGAGTCGTCGGACGGTGCCGCGCCCGGCTGGGGCCACTTGAACGCCGTGTCCTCGAACTTCAGGCCGCAGCGGGTCGCCTCCCCCACCATCCAGAGCAGGGGGATGTCGGACAGAGCCGGCTCCGCGTAGCCGCCGCCGATGTCGCAGTGCACCCCCGTGAACCACACCTGCTTGAGTTCCTGGGGGTTGCCGCCGCGCCGACGCAGTGCTTCCTCGTTGTCCCTGTCGGTCCGTTGGCTCCACAACGTGGGCGGGAAAGGCGAGCGCTGCTCGTCGACGGCCAGCGCATGGAACGCACCCTGCACCCAACTGCTCAACGTGGTGTCGTGGAACGCCCAGCGGCGGTTGAAGTGGTTCACGCCGGCCGCGAGCCGGGGCGACGCCGGCATCGGGATGCCCAGAGCTCCGACGGTGTCCCACACCCCGATGAACCGGATGCCCGTCTCGTGCGCGTAGGAACGCCGGAACAACGTGGACGCCGTACCCGTCGGCTTCTCCGTTCGGTTGCGGTAGAGGGTCCAGGCCTCGCCGACCCGATCCCTGTACTCCCGGCGCAGGATGCCGGAGTTGCGCACCAGACCGGCCAGGCTGCGGGCGGTGAACGCGCCCCGGCTGAACCCGAAGAGGTACAGCTGGTCCTCGGGCTCGTAGTTGTCGACCAGGAATCGGTAGGCGTCGACGATGTTGCGGGACAGTCCCACGCCGAACGCGCCGCCGCGCAACCGCTCCCGTCGGTTCGTGCCGACACCGCTGTGGTAGTAGACGCGTTGCGTGATGTCCCCGTCCTGTGGGCGGACGGACAGGGCGACCTTGGTGACGTTCGTCCTGCTGGGCTGGTCCGCGAAGTTCCATGTGCCGTCACAGCAGACGATCAGACGCTTGGCCATGGGGTCCCTCCTGAAAGGGGAGCGTCCGGGCCGTACCTCATGCGCGAGCATGGCCGCACCGCCCGTCGGGGCGCGAAACGTCTCGATGCCGCGGCGAGTCTCCCCGGGCGCGTACTCTCCGACGCCGCAGCAGAGATGGGGGGCCGCACACCCCGCTCATTTCATGGTGGCACCGTCGTACCGGAACGGCCACTCACCGCCGGCTGACGTCGTGCCGGGCCGAAGCGGGCCCTCCGGCTCGCGGACGTCTGAGTTCCGACTGTTGAAGACGGTGGGCGGGGGTAGTCGGATCCGGCAAGGTTCCCTCGTACGAAAGTGAAACCTGTTCCATGGCCGAGACACGAGACGTCGTAGAACTCATTCTCCAGGACCACAGAAGAATGGAAGATCTCTTTCGTCTGATGCGCAGCGTCGAAGCCGACCGGGCAGCCGCGCTGCGGGAGTTCGCCGACCTGCTGATCGCCCACGCCCTCGCCGAGGAGGCGAAGGTGTACCCCGCCCTCAAGCGCTACAAGAAGATCGACGACGAAGAGGTGGAGCACGGCGAGGAGGAGCACGAGGAGGGCAACAAGGCGCTCCTCGAGCTCCTGGAAGTCGACGAGGTCGGCTCCGAGGAGTGGGACGAGAAGCTCGAAGAGCTCGTGCAGGCTGTCACTCACCACGCCGACGAGGAGGAGCGCACGATCCTCAACGGGGCCCGGGAGAACGCCGCCATGGAACGCCGCGAGGAACTCGGCGACGCGTTCCTGGAGGAGAGGGAGCGGCAGCTGAAGGCAGGCTGCGGCGACGTGGACAACGTGCGCCGCATCGTCCGCTCGTGACGGTGTGACAGCGGGGAAGTATTTACGCGGCCTCCCTCAGGCGCGATCATGGGCTGACGTCCGACCCGGCCCAGGCCGGTCGGACGGCCTGTGACAGCGACGGGGGAGGGCTCGCGTATGACTCAGCAGCGAACCGATGGGGCGCGACCGACCGACCCGGCCGGCGCCTATCTGGAGGCGCTCCGCGGACGGCTGGCGTCAGACGGATGCGAGGTGACCGCATCCGTCTGGCGTGACTGCCCCGTGGTGATCGGCACCCGGTCGGACCGCAAGGCGCGATGGTTCGGCACCAAGGTGGAACTGTTCGTCTTCGCCGCCGCCGCCCCCGCGGTGGACGAAGCGTCGATGGCCCAGTTCACGGGGTGGGCCATGGACTACGCGAAGAGCATCCGCAGCGGCCTGGCCGGCGCCCGCAACGCCGCGATGGTCCTGCCCGCCATGGTCAGCGGCGCCGTCCAGCCGGCCGCGCGGACCTGGGTCGCGGCGGACGCCCGGATCCTCGGGACGTCCGTGATCGGCCGGCCCCTCACGGTGGAGACCGCGGGCTCGGGGGTCAGCCGGGTCACCATGTACCGGGGCAGGGTCATGTACGGCGGGATGTTCAGCCGCCATGCCCTGGACAAGGCGGCTGTGTACTTCACCTGACGTCCCGATCCGGGCGACGATCCGGCTCGCGGACCGTCACCCGCCTCGCGGACCGTGGCCCGCGCCGCGGGTCGACTCCGGCGCGTCCAGGCGGACCGGTGCTGTGCTCACGGGGGTCATACGTGGGACAGGGCGAAGGACACGAGGAAGCCGCTCACGGTGATCAGGCCGATGGCCAGATGGGCGTCCTCGAAGGCCTCGGGGATCATCGTGTCCGCGATCATGGCGAGAATGGCCCCCGCGGCCACGGCCGTCACAGCGGCGATCACCGCGGGGGAGAAGGCTCCGACGACCGTGTAGCCGAGGACGGCCGACACCGTGCTCGCGGCGGCGATGGCTCCCCACACGCCGAAGACGTACGCGGCGCCCCGTCCGGCCTGCTTCATTCCCGCCGAACTCGACAGCCCCTCCGGTACGTTGCTGATGAACACCGCCGCCACGGTCACCAGGCTCACCGCGCCGCCGTCGAGCAGACTGACACCGATGACCGCGGACTCCGGCACCCCGTCGAGCAGCGCGCCCAACGCGAGCGCCGCCCCGGAACCGCCCTGCTCCGCCTCCGACGGCTGCGCCTTGGTCCGCTCGGCGCCCGAGCGCTTGCGGTGCCGGGCGCCCCGGCGGGCCAGCCACACGTTGCCTCCGGTGTAGGCCATGGCCCCGATGAGTGTGCCGAGGACGGTGGGAGCGAGCCCCGCCTCGTCGTAGGCCTCCCCGACCAGTTCGAAGGAGACCGCCGAGATCAGCACTCCGGCGCCGAAGGCCATCACGGTGGCGATCACCTTCTGCGGCACCCGAAGCCCGTACCCCAGCGCCGCCCCCAGCAGCAGCGCCGAGCCCGCCACGAGTCCCCACAGTCCTGCCTGCACTGCTTGCGTCATGTCATCGCGTCTACCCCACGTCGGTGTGGATCAACGAAGAACGAAGGCCCGCCCGCACGAGTGGCCGACCGGGCCCACACCCTCGGACGGGCCGTGCGACAGCCACCCTCGTCACCTGCTCGGGTACACGACGCGCCGCGACCGGCGCAATAGTCGGATAACCCCGGCGTCGGCGGGGTAGAACGGAGCCGGGTGCCTCCCGCTCACGGGCAGGCCCCGTACACGGACCAGCCGGGACCCCCGGCGAGAACTGAAGGACAAGCAGCATGGCCAGCGGCACCGTGAAGTGGTTCAACTCCGAGAAGGGCTTCGGATTCATCGCCCAGGACGGCGGCGGACCGGATGTCTTCGCCCACTACTCCAACATCTCCGGCAACGGCTACCGGGAACTGGTGGAGGGAGAGCCGGTCACGTTCGACGTGACCCAGGGCCAGAAGGGACCTCAGGCCGAGAACATCGTCCGCGGCTGACACCGCGGCACGGCCCCGCACCGCCCCGCCGTCGCCACCGTGTAGAGTGGCATCACCGACGCGGGGTGGAGCAGCTCGGTAGCTCGCTGGGCTCATAACCCAGAGGTCGCAGGTTCAAATCCTGTCCCCGCTACGAGAAGAAGGGGCCCGGCTCACCGCCGGGCCCCTTCGCCTTTGCGTCATGGGCGTCCGTGATCCGCGCGACTGCGGGAGGGGCGGCGCCGGGTACGCCGACGGCTCCCACCCCGCGAGCAGGGGGGAGCCGGTCACGCGCCAGGGGCGCGTACGTCATCGGCAGGTCATGCGTGGCGATGCGAGTGACGGTTGCCGGTGACGAGGCGGTAGAGGGCGAGCAGGATGAAGGAGCCGACGATCGCGGCGATCCAGGTGGAGAGGTCGAAGAACCCGTCGATGGAGTCGACGCCGAAGATCACCTTGCCGAGCCAGCCGCCCAGCAGTCCGCCGACGATGCCGATGAGCATGGTGACGATGATGCCGCCGGGGTCCTTGCCCGGCATCAAGGCCTTGGCTATGGCGCCGGCGAGCAGGCCGATGACAATCCACGCGATGATGCCCATGATGCGTCTCCGCTTCCTCGTATAAGGACAGTGTTAGCTTCTCGTGTGCACCGTCCGCGCCCGAACAAACGTCTCTGTGCGGATTCCTCGTGAGGGTCTTTCACTCGCCCCGTCGGCGTCCCTGGGCCGATCGGCCCAGACGCGGCGCGCCTCGTCCACACGCGTGGGTGTCCGTGCAGGATCGGTGAAGCGGCGGCCCCGGGACGGGCCGCCGCCCGGCACCGCCCATCGCGCGTAAAGAGGCCCGGCCATGAAACCGTTCGACTTCCCGCCGCTTCGGCCCCTCGCCGGCCGGGCTCCGAGACTCGACAGGGCCTGCGCCCCCGGCGTCACACCGATCGCGACGTGAGCGCCGCCGAGAGCGGGGACACGCCGCACGGCGGACGCTACGGCGAGAGCGTCTTCCGCCCCGAACAGGCCGGCGAGGACGAGCGCATCGACTTCGGCGCGCTCGCCTACGACGACATCACCATGGCGCGGCTGCGGGCGCTCGGCGTCGGCCCGGGGTGGGACTGCCTCGACGTGGGCGCCGGCACGGGCACGGTCTCCCGCCGGCTGCTGGAGGAGGCCGGGGTGGCGAGCGTGCTCGCGGTGGACCGGGACGTGCGCTTCCTCGAGGCGCGTCGCATTCCCGGACTCCGTGTGCTGGAGGCCGACGTCACCGCCCCGGTTTCCGCGCCCGGCCGGTTCCGGCTCGTCCATGCCCGGTTCGTGCTGATGCATCTGCCCGAGCACGAGCGACTGATCTGTGCGCTGGCCGAACTCGTCGCACCCGGCGGCGTGCTGGTGCTCAGTGACGCGGTCGACCTGACGAACGAGCGGACGCCCGCCACCCCGTACAGCGCGGCGATGCGGGCGATGTGGGAGGGGCTGCGGGCCACCATCGGCACCGATGTCTCCTGGGTGCCGTCCTACCCGCACCTGTTGCGCGACGCGGGGCTCGTGTCCGTCGCCGCCGAGGTCCATGTGCCGCCGCTGCTGCCGGGCGGTCCGCTCAGCAGCTTCTGGGCGGACACGTGGGAGCGGAGCAGGGCGACGATGCTGGCCACCGGCCTGGTCGACGACGCGGGCATCGACGCGGCGGTGCGGTACCTGGGCTCCGAGGAATGCGCCGCTCTGTCGGCCGGCATGCTGACCGCGTGGGGACACAGACCCGAGGCGGCCTCGCCCTGACCGTCCCGGCCACGGCACGGGCCGGATCTAACTCGGGGCCTCGGGAGCATCGCGCAGCGCCTGGTACACCGACCACACGACGGCCACCAGCGGTACGGCGACCACGGCGCCGATGACCCCCGCCGCGACCGCTCCGCCGACGACCGCCAGTGCGACCACCACCGGATGCAGCCGGACGGCCCAGCTCATCACGATGGGATGCAGCAGATGGCCCTCGATCTGACCGATGACCACGATCAGGGCCACGACCAGCAGCGCGATGAGGGGCCCCTTCGCCGCCAGGGCGACGACGGCCGCGACCGCAAGGGCGATCGGCGAGCCGATCAGCGGAATGAACGCGGCCAGGAACTCCAGCAAGGCCAACGGGAGGGCCAGCGGCACACCGAGGGCGAACAGCGCGATGCCCACGAGGACCGCGTTGATCACGGCCACCAGCAGGATGCCGTGGGTGTAGCCGGTGAACGTCCGCCAGGCGGCGTGGCCCGTGACGGTGAACCGCCGCCGTGCGTCGTCGGGCAGCTGGTCGCACACCCACTGCCACTGCCGGTCGCCGGAGTGTGTGAAGAAGACCGCGCAGAACAGGGCCAGGGCGAGCACGGTCAGCACCTCGACCAGGCGGCTCGCCCCGCTGAGCGCCGTACTGATGAGGGTGGAGCGGTGACTCGACAGGAGATCGCCGATCCGGGACTGGAGATCGTCGAACGCGTTCGGGGGAAGCCGGAAGGGAGCGTCCTCCAGCTGCCGCTCGATCCGGTCGATGCCCGCCACGAACTCCTTCTCCAGCCCGCTTCGCTGATCGGCCGCGGTCTCGCCGACCAGCGCCAGCACGCCGAGGACGAGGACGATTCCGCCGATGAGCGCCGTGGCCACCGCGAGCGGCCGGGGCATGAGCCGGGCGAGGAGGCCGACCACCGGGCGGAGTACGGCGGTGATGACGAGGCCGAGGAAGACGGCGACGGCGATCCGGTGAAACTGTCCGAGCACGGAGAAGGCGACGCGGACGACGACGCCGACGGCGATGATCCTCCATGCGTACGCGGCCGCGGTCCGCAGCAGACCCGGAACGCGCGGCCCTTCGCCGCTGCGCCGCTCCGGCGGCGCAGCGGGCTGATCAGGGGGTGTGGACATCTCATGCCCGTACCACGCGTCGGCTGCCGGATCGCGGGGCCGCCCCGGAGTTCCCCCGAAGGCCGTACGGCCGGGTGGCAGGGCCGGCCGGCCGACCCCGATCGGGTGTTCCGCGGTGACCG
The window above is part of the Streptomyces sp. NBC_00425 genome. Proteins encoded here:
- a CDS encoding TetR/AcrR family transcriptional regulator; translated protein: MTPGARPLKEPAAPPRRSDAERNRARLIAAGRTVLGRDGLNASMASVAREAGVGIATILRHFPAKEDLVAAVFSDRVDAHADAVAVALDDPDPWRGCVGHLEAACAMQAADHGFADVLTTTFPSAKEMEKRRGEAYEAMVRLIDRAKATGRLREDFDPSDLVLIHMANAGVVNATGEAAPDAWRRVVALFVQSLEAPARGPLPASPEHDALYRAMLRAGPQGATSPKPREGD
- a CDS encoding jacalin-like lectin gives rise to the protein MRRLLACLTAAAAAIGALTAAAPSAAAADSGAFSVLSYNVAGLPAIISSASTPRDTSTTAIGQRIAPYDIVHAQEDFNYHAYLYAADTAHAYRTPTSGGAAIGSGLNTLSKLPYDEDDFERVRWNTCTYGSGDCLTPKGFTFIRERLAEGVYVDFYNLHANAGTNDDDLAARAANLAQLTAFIATHSAGNAVVVMGDTNTRYTRSGDTIAEFAAAGGLTDAWVKLVRGGTPPAKGSDALVCDQTGPTVPNTCEVVDKVLYRGSALVTLNATSYNNEHARFLTADGRMLSDHDPIGVGFSWSRNPAYQLSDQFGGPHGDYYNDITRVPAGARATTVALRTGARVDQVSLTLAGGTTLTHGGSGGTAASLTLGGDEYLTTAYLCQAQKDGHTRIFYARFTTNLGRTLAGGTTTSTCVTRTAPTGWQIAGFHGRSGDAVDKIGFVYTRR
- a CDS encoding DinB family protein, coding for MTRDDRTGPPSFGTERDMLRAFLDYHRATLAMKCEGLTDEELRQQSMPPSTLSLLGLVRHMAEVERAWFRRVFEDNDAPMVWSDKIDFQAAYDASASTREEAFGAWQAEVENSRRVERAAESLDQAGYQPRWEEDVSLRMVMVHVLLEYGRHNGHADFLREGVDGTVGA
- a CDS encoding MerR family transcriptional regulator, translating into MPPRSTRPVAPLDDDDYPAYTMGRAAEMLGATPAFLRALGEHRLITPLRSEGGHRRYSRYQLRVAARARELVDQGTPVEAACRIVILEDQLEEAQRMNEELRNQHGAPQQKSTA
- a CDS encoding oxygenase MpaB family protein, which gives rise to MLTTVREHLGQALFRRVAGPDGPTTRALIHDTPGPRWFAPERPIRIVHGDASMFIGGLSALLLQSLHPLAMAAVAGHSGYRGDPWGRLQRTSTFLAVTTYGTASDAQRAVDHVRGIHQRIHGTTSDGVPYHAADPHLLGWVHAAETDSFLRAHERYGADPLDAAGYDAYVANTARVAEALGVSDPPRDRRALSERLAAYRPELTATPEARAAARFLLFQPPLPLAVRPLYGGLAANAVALLPDWARGMLWLPRVPVVEQFAVQPAGQILTRTIRWVMTPPRRPRPA
- a CDS encoding DUF2235 domain-containing protein is translated as MAKRLIVCCDGTWNFADQPSRTNVTKVALSVRPQDGDITQRVYYHSGVGTNRRERLRGGAFGVGLSRNIVDAYRFLVDNYEPEDQLYLFGFSRGAFTARSLAGLVRNSGILRREYRDRVGEAWTLYRNRTEKPTGTASTLFRRSYAHETGIRFIGVWDTVGALGIPMPASPRLAAGVNHFNRRWAFHDTTLSSWVQGAFHALAVDEQRSPFPPTLWSQRTDRDNEEALRRRGGNPQELKQVWFTGVHCDIGGGYAEPALSDIPLLWMVGEATRCGLKFEDTAFKWPQPGAAPSDDSTDITVEPDVMGTLHDSRTGLYRWVPPVPRPIGEAVGGLEFVSDTVLRRHDADPAYQPTKLTDYLKASDPKVETIRPRIPGADR
- a CDS encoding hemerythrin domain-containing protein; the encoded protein is MAETRDVVELILQDHRRMEDLFRLMRSVEADRAAALREFADLLIAHALAEEAKVYPALKRYKKIDDEEVEHGEEEHEEGNKALLELLEVDEVGSEEWDEKLEELVQAVTHHADEEERTILNGARENAAMERREELGDAFLEERERQLKAGCGDVDNVRRIVRS
- a CDS encoding ZIP family metal transporter, encoding MTQAVQAGLWGLVAGSALLLGAALGYGLRVPQKVIATVMAFGAGVLISAVSFELVGEAYDEAGLAPTVLGTLIGAMAYTGGNVWLARRGARHRKRSGAERTKAQPSEAEQGGSGAALALGALLDGVPESAVIGVSLLDGGAVSLVTVAAVFISNVPEGLSSSAGMKQAGRGAAYVFGVWGAIAAASTVSAVLGYTVVGAFSPAVIAAVTAVAAGAILAMIADTMIPEAFEDAHLAIGLITVSGFLVSFALSHV
- a CDS encoding cold-shock protein, whose translation is MASGTVKWFNSEKGFGFIAQDGGGPDVFAHYSNISGNGYRELVEGEPVTFDVTQGQKGPQAENIVRG
- a CDS encoding GlsB/YeaQ/YmgE family stress response membrane protein; the encoded protein is MGIIAWIVIGLLAGAIAKALMPGKDPGGIIVTMLIGIVGGLLGGWLGKVIFGVDSIDGFFDLSTWIAAIVGSFILLALYRLVTGNRHSHRHA
- a CDS encoding class I SAM-dependent methyltransferase → MSAAESGDTPHGGRYGESVFRPEQAGEDERIDFGALAYDDITMARLRALGVGPGWDCLDVGAGTGTVSRRLLEEAGVASVLAVDRDVRFLEARRIPGLRVLEADVTAPVSAPGRFRLVHARFVLMHLPEHERLICALAELVAPGGVLVLSDAVDLTNERTPATPYSAAMRAMWEGLRATIGTDVSWVPSYPHLLRDAGLVSVAAEVHVPPLLPGGPLSSFWADTWERSRATMLATGLVDDAGIDAAVRYLGSEECAALSAGMLTAWGHRPEAASP